In Sphingobacterium thalpophilum, a genomic segment contains:
- a CDS encoding HAMP domain-containing sensor histidine kinase — protein sequence MKKNSIVLIIGLMSLALIGVLAMQFYFLRDSYRQKSQLFDESVNAAITAVAGKLERREVVDFAKVQQERNIEKSKQEQAKQRLLAEQLEIQYRIEELKNKQHVVFSNFKEQEDQLRALYPNVIEIKNSFYETYIKRPEYQKFIKFSVSNELTDDNLVQAFIMLNASKVDDQISGKDDSTRFVIPLMDPLVNQQTKFRVATLPPRENAKLAKTISDLEKRLDVLNRKNSWSGFNVYDSVAMLGGKKADYIEDVAIGMELAKRPLKDRLNVIIVQELIKEELAQRDIKAPFNIEIWSTNNILLNNILNEAALNNPTNTTKYSTALFKGDIGAAPGKLTIYFPNKKAIIADNMGYLLLPMLALLFLLVGCFAYTLIIIFRQKKVSEMKTDFINNMTHEFKTPVATIMIASESLKDPDINADHKRVQKLANIIYDENVRLGNHIERVLDLARLEKETLKLDQVDVHINDLVSAVTDSMQLRMQNIGGKFSIDLAATKDIVVGDELHFSNVFYNLLDNAIKYSKGDLHVNINSKNVGDTIVITIADNGIGMSRDHLQKIFDQFYRIPTGNVHNVKGFGLGLSYVQDILRRLNGKITVKSEKDKGTTFEVILPIKK from the coding sequence ATGAAGAAAAATAGCATTGTATTAATCATTGGACTGATGTCTCTAGCTCTAATTGGGGTATTGGCGATGCAATTCTATTTTCTGAGAGATTCATATCGTCAAAAATCCCAATTATTTGATGAGTCCGTCAATGCTGCGATTACAGCTGTTGCCGGAAAACTTGAACGACGGGAGGTGGTCGACTTTGCTAAAGTTCAACAGGAACGTAACATTGAAAAATCCAAGCAGGAACAGGCCAAACAACGTCTGTTGGCCGAGCAACTTGAAATCCAATATAGAATTGAAGAATTAAAAAACAAACAACATGTTGTTTTCTCAAACTTCAAAGAGCAAGAAGACCAATTACGTGCTTTGTATCCAAATGTAATTGAAATCAAAAATTCCTTTTACGAAACATACATCAAAAGACCGGAGTACCAGAAATTTATCAAATTTTCTGTTTCAAATGAGCTTACCGACGATAATCTGGTGCAAGCTTTTATCATGTTAAATGCATCGAAGGTAGATGATCAGATTAGTGGAAAAGACGATAGCACACGGTTTGTTATCCCCCTAATGGACCCATTGGTCAATCAACAGACAAAATTCAGAGTAGCCACCTTACCACCAAGAGAGAATGCAAAACTTGCAAAAACCATCTCTGATTTGGAAAAAAGGCTCGATGTGCTAAACAGAAAGAATTCTTGGTCCGGTTTCAACGTTTACGACTCCGTTGCTATGCTCGGTGGTAAAAAGGCAGATTACATCGAAGATGTTGCTATTGGAATGGAGCTAGCAAAGCGTCCGTTAAAGGATCGGTTGAATGTTATCATCGTCCAAGAACTTATCAAAGAAGAGTTGGCTCAACGCGATATTAAAGCTCCTTTTAATATTGAAATATGGAGTACAAACAATATATTACTAAATAATATTTTAAACGAAGCCGCTCTAAATAACCCGACAAATACAACAAAATACTCGACCGCACTTTTTAAAGGTGATATCGGTGCTGCGCCAGGGAAATTAACAATCTATTTTCCCAATAAAAAGGCGATAATCGCAGATAATATGGGCTATCTGTTACTACCTATGCTGGCACTACTTTTCTTGTTGGTGGGTTGTTTTGCTTATACACTGATTATCATCTTCAGACAAAAGAAAGTTTCGGAAATGAAAACAGATTTCATCAACAACATGACGCATGAGTTTAAAACACCTGTTGCAACAATTATGATTGCCAGCGAGTCACTTAAAGATCCAGACATCAATGCCGACCATAAGCGCGTTCAGAAATTGGCTAATATCATCTACGACGAAAATGTTAGACTCGGAAATCACATCGAACGTGTGCTTGACCTAGCCCGATTGGAAAAGGAAACATTAAAGTTAGACCAGGTGGATGTGCATATTAATGATCTTGTTTCTGCAGTAACGGACAGCATGCAGCTACGCATGCAGAATATTGGTGGGAAATTCAGTATAGATCTCGCAGCGACCAAGGATATTGTCGTCGGTGATGAGTTACATTTTTCGAATGTATTTTACAATTTATTGGATAATGCCATCAAGTACAGCAAAGGAGATTTACATGTCAACATCAATTCAAAAAATGTTGGTGATACCATTGTTATCACCATTGCCGACAACGGTATTGGGATGAGTCGGGATCACCTGCAAAAGATTTTCGACCAGTTCTACCGTATTCCAACTGGAAATGTTCATAATGTCAAAGGATTTGGTCTTGGCTTAAGTTATGTACAGGACATCCTGAGAAGGCTGAACGGAAAAATTACAGTTAAAAGTGAAAAAGATAAGGGCACGACCTTTGAAGTAATTTTGCCTATTAAAAAATAA
- a CDS encoding helix-turn-helix transcriptional regulator, whose protein sequence is MESQSANQLIKLSRKRKGLTQQELADQAGVSLRTVQRIEKGTEEISGFSLKQISQILEIPLEQLIMPNVNQISIDNNQTGSIKALYLASLTFLVNPLLGLLVPAIMGYTKQNKDALYSKHLKKIIVIHAVGLFFLGSFIGYIIIADFFKISLPSFLSDIFNSAYFLLIPVCYYILILTFTIFNYIAIRKAKLSAAN, encoded by the coding sequence ATGGAAAGTCAATCAGCTAATCAATTAATCAAACTATCAAGAAAACGTAAGGGACTAACGCAGCAGGAACTCGCCGATCAGGCGGGTGTATCGCTAAGAACAGTGCAACGCATCGAAAAAGGCACTGAAGAAATCAGTGGATTTAGTCTCAAACAGATCAGTCAAATCTTGGAAATACCTTTAGAACAACTCATTATGCCAAATGTAAATCAAATCAGTATCGACAACAATCAAACAGGAAGTATTAAAGCGCTATATTTAGCATCGCTCACCTTTCTGGTCAATCCATTATTAGGATTATTGGTCCCAGCGATTATGGGCTATACGAAGCAAAATAAAGACGCCTTATACAGTAAGCACCTAAAAAAAATAATTGTAATACATGCTGTTGGACTATTTTTTCTCGGAAGTTTTATAGGCTATATTATTATTGCAGATTTTTTTAAGATTTCACTACCGTCTTTTTTAAGCGATATATTCAATAGCGCCTATTTTTTACTCATCCCAGTATGCTACTACATATTGATTCTAACCTTCACTATTTTTAATTATATCGCAATAAGGAAGGCCAAGCTCAGTGCTGCAAACTAA
- a CDS encoding response regulator transcription factor, which yields MQKILLAEDDPNLGDLLKDYLELKGKFDVTLCTDGDEAISQFKKNNYDLCIFDVMMPKKDGFTVGREIRKTNNTVPIIFATAKGMMEDKTEAFELGGDDYITKPFRVEELLLRINALLKRSVRDKEEEVVADKFEIGDYFFDYTSQQISYKGQMQKLSTKEAELLRLLCLKKNDVLTREEALLKIWHDDNYFTGRSMDVFLSKLRKYLKEDSKVEIVNVHGKGYKLLVS from the coding sequence ATGCAAAAGATATTATTAGCAGAAGATGATCCTAATTTGGGGGATCTTTTAAAAGACTATCTCGAATTAAAGGGAAAATTTGACGTCACATTATGCACGGATGGAGATGAAGCGATTTCTCAATTCAAAAAAAATAACTACGACCTCTGTATTTTCGATGTCATGATGCCAAAAAAGGACGGATTTACAGTGGGGCGTGAAATCAGAAAAACAAACAATACTGTTCCTATTATCTTTGCCACAGCAAAGGGGATGATGGAAGATAAAACCGAAGCCTTTGAATTAGGGGGAGATGATTATATCACAAAACCTTTTCGAGTAGAGGAATTATTGCTCCGCATCAATGCTTTGCTGAAACGCAGTGTTCGAGACAAAGAAGAGGAAGTGGTTGCCGATAAATTTGAAATTGGCGATTATTTCTTTGATTATACAAGTCAGCAAATTTCTTACAAAGGACAGATGCAAAAACTATCCACTAAAGAAGCGGAACTACTGCGCTTGCTTTGTTTAAAGAAAAATGATGTGCTGACCCGGGAAGAAGCTTTATTAAAAATTTGGCATGATGACAACTACTTTACGGGTAGAAGTATGGATGTATTTCTCAGTAAACTTCGTAAATATCTAAAAGAAGATAGTAAAGTTGAAATTGTCAATGTGCACGGAAAAGGTTACAAACTTTTGGTGAGCTAA
- the metE gene encoding 5-methyltetrahydropteroyltriglutamate--homocysteine S-methyltransferase, producing MLLTNNLGYPRVGAFRELKKANEAYWAKKSSVEELLDTAKKIREGNWKTQKDAGIDLIPSNDFSFYDQVLDLTLTVGAIPARYHSLLNKVDNNYSLDLYFAMARGFQQEGIDVTAMEMTKWLDTNYHYMVPEFTKDQEFKLTSEKFLNEYNEAKSLGIDTKPVLLGPITYLLIGKEKEAGFDRIDLLDKLVPVYEQILAKLAEAGAQYVQIDEPFLALDLDAKVKALYQPTFEKLAAAAKNIKLIATTYFEALKDNEDIAVNLPIHALHLDLVRGENQLDTVLAKVPASLTLSLGIVEGRNIWKNDYEKSLVKIKQAVDALGKDRVWVAPSSSLLHVPFDLDNEHNEQSLPAEVKNWLAFAKQKLAEVKDLAVLAEGEVDAETAKRFEANKAAAESRRTSPLIHKPEVKTRTSNITDDDAKRTSAFADRKAAQQAKFNLPAFPTTTIGSFPQTKDVRKWRADLKKGAITQAEYDKAIAEETENTIRLQEQLDIDVLVHGEFERNDMVEYFGEQLAGYAFTQNGWVQSYGSRCVKPPIIYGDVYRPEDMTVRWSSYAQSLTNRPVKGMLTGPVTILQWSFVRNDQPRSTTTYQIALAILDEVQALEKAGIKIIQIDEPAIREGLPLRKADQKDYLNWAVRAFRVSSSNVEDDTQIHTHMCYSEFNNVIEDIAAMDADVITIETSRSQMKLLNAFAGDFKYPNDIGPGVYDIHSPRVPSKDEMVDLLRKAKAVVPAEQLWVNPDCGLKTRAWPETKAALESMVEAAKILRAE from the coding sequence ATGTTATTGACTAACAATTTAGGTTACCCTCGTGTGGGCGCGTTCCGCGAATTGAAAAAAGCCAATGAGGCCTATTGGGCTAAAAAATCTTCTGTTGAGGAATTATTGGACACAGCAAAAAAAATTCGTGAAGGCAATTGGAAAACACAAAAAGATGCTGGAATAGATTTGATCCCTTCCAATGATTTCTCTTTTTACGATCAAGTATTGGATTTAACCCTTACTGTTGGTGCAATTCCTGCTCGTTACCATTCTTTATTGAATAAAGTAGACAACAATTACAGCTTAGATCTATATTTTGCCATGGCGCGTGGTTTCCAACAAGAAGGAATCGACGTGACTGCAATGGAAATGACCAAGTGGTTGGATACCAACTACCACTATATGGTGCCAGAATTCACAAAAGATCAAGAATTCAAATTGACGTCCGAAAAATTCTTAAATGAATATAACGAAGCAAAATCATTGGGCATCGATACTAAACCAGTTCTATTAGGTCCTATCACTTACCTTTTGATCGGTAAAGAAAAAGAAGCTGGCTTCGACCGCATCGATTTATTGGATAAACTTGTTCCAGTATATGAGCAAATATTAGCTAAACTAGCTGAGGCCGGTGCGCAATATGTTCAGATTGACGAGCCTTTCTTAGCATTGGATTTAGATGCTAAAGTAAAAGCTTTATATCAACCTACTTTCGAAAAATTAGCTGCAGCAGCAAAAAATATCAAATTAATCGCGACGACTTACTTCGAAGCTTTAAAAGACAACGAAGATATCGCAGTTAACCTACCTATCCATGCTTTACATTTGGATTTGGTACGCGGTGAAAACCAATTGGATACGGTACTAGCTAAAGTTCCTGCTTCATTAACATTATCTTTGGGTATTGTTGAAGGCCGTAACATCTGGAAAAATGATTACGAAAAATCATTGGTTAAAATCAAACAAGCTGTTGATGCATTAGGAAAAGACCGTGTATGGGTAGCTCCTTCTTCATCATTGTTGCACGTTCCTTTCGACTTAGACAATGAACACAATGAGCAATCGCTACCAGCTGAAGTAAAAAACTGGTTAGCATTTGCTAAACAAAAATTAGCTGAGGTAAAAGACTTAGCCGTATTAGCAGAAGGTGAAGTTGATGCTGAAACAGCAAAACGCTTCGAAGCGAACAAAGCTGCCGCTGAAAGCCGTCGTACTTCTCCACTGATCCACAAACCAGAGGTTAAAACACGTACAAGCAATATCACTGATGACGATGCGAAACGTACTTCAGCATTTGCTGACCGTAAAGCAGCGCAACAAGCGAAGTTCAACTTGCCGGCATTCCCTACCACAACTATTGGTTCATTCCCGCAAACGAAAGATGTTCGTAAATGGAGAGCAGACCTGAAAAAAGGTGCTATCACGCAGGCAGAGTACGATAAAGCAATCGCAGAAGAAACTGAAAACACAATCCGTCTTCAAGAGCAATTGGATATCGACGTATTAGTACATGGCGAATTCGAACGTAACGACATGGTTGAATACTTCGGTGAACAATTGGCTGGTTACGCTTTCACACAAAACGGCTGGGTACAATCTTACGGTTCACGTTGTGTAAAACCTCCGATTATCTATGGTGATGTATACCGTCCTGAAGATATGACTGTCCGTTGGTCTTCATACGCTCAATCATTGACTAACCGTCCGGTTAAAGGTATGTTGACTGGTCCAGTTACCATCTTACAATGGTCTTTTGTACGTAATGATCAACCGCGTTCAACAACGACTTACCAAATTGCATTGGCGATCTTGGATGAAGTACAAGCGCTGGAAAAAGCAGGTATCAAAATCATACAAATCGATGAACCAGCAATCCGCGAAGGATTGCCGCTACGTAAAGCTGATCAAAAAGATTACTTGAACTGGGCAGTACGTGCTTTCCGTGTTTCTTCATCAAATGTAGAAGACGATACACAGATTCACACACACATGTGTTACTCTGAGTTCAATAATGTAATCGAAGACATCGCTGCAATGGATGCTGACGTCATCACGATTGAGACTTCACGTTCTCAAATGAAATTGTTGAATGCTTTCGCCGGTGATTTCAAATATCCAAACGATATTGGTCCAGGTGTTTATGACATTCACTCACCACGTGTTCCAAGCAAAGATGAGATGGTAGATCTATTGCGTAAAGCAAAAGCAGTAGTTCCAGCAGAACAACTTTGGGTTAACCCTGACTGTGGTTTAAAAACTCGTGCTTGGCCAGAAACCAAAGCGGCTTTAGAGTCGATGGTTGAGGCTGCGAAAATCTTAAGAGCAGAATAA